A window of the Desulfobacula toluolica Tol2 genome harbors these coding sequences:
- a CDS encoding rubredoxin-like domain-containing protein codes for MVSWLCSKCGYTLEADTPPEECPSCKSDCSFVDNSCYTPDCEGKPNDPQIKGED; via the coding sequence ATGGTCAGCTGGTTATGTAGTAAATGTGGGTATACGCTTGAAGCAGATACCCCGCCCGAAGAGTGCCCGTCCTGCAAGAGCGATTGTTCCTTTGTTGATAATTCCTGCTATACGCCGGATTGCGAAGGAAAGCCAAATGATCCTCAAATCAAGGGAGAGGATTGA
- a CDS encoding rhodanese-like domain-containing protein, with translation MKWMQFFTPAKSLDFKETENYISQHPGEQMTILDVRQPSEYQDSHIPGAVLIPLPQLSDRLGELDPERPTLVYUAVGGRSRVAAQMLAGKGFKSVFNVSGGIKAWQAKTAIGPQDLGMDLFSGKEEPLDVLKVAYSLEQGLCEFYNTMEKQAKKKQVKDLFGKLSEIEVKHQMSIYKAYNEISAEKVSKDKFETMVEAKALEGGMTTKEYLDLFKPDLDSEIEVISLAMSIEAQALDLYQRVALKIENKESKAMVNKIANEEKAHLASLGKLMDAL, from the coding sequence ATGAAATGGATGCAGTTTTTTACACCTGCTAAATCGTTAGACTTTAAAGAGACGGAAAATTATATTTCTCAACATCCGGGAGAACAGATGACCATACTGGATGTAAGGCAGCCATCGGAATACCAGGATAGCCATATTCCGGGTGCCGTCCTTATTCCTTTGCCCCAGCTGTCGGACCGGCTGGGTGAGCTTGACCCCGAGCGTCCCACCCTGGTTTATTGAGCAGTAGGAGGGCGCAGCCGTGTTGCTGCTCAGATGCTTGCCGGAAAGGGGTTTAAAAGCGTATTTAATGTGTCAGGCGGGATAAAGGCCTGGCAGGCGAAAACCGCAATTGGCCCCCAGGATCTTGGAATGGACCTTTTCAGTGGCAAAGAAGAACCTCTGGATGTGTTAAAAGTGGCATATTCTCTTGAACAGGGGTTATGCGAATTTTATAATACCATGGAAAAACAAGCAAAAAAGAAACAGGTGAAAGATCTTTTTGGCAAATTATCTGAAATCGAAGTGAAACATCAGATGTCTATTTATAAGGCATATAATGAGATCAGTGCCGAGAAAGTGAGTAAGGATAAGTTTGAAACAATGGTTGAAGCAAAGGCTTTGGAAGGTGGTATGACGACAAAAGAATATCTTGATCTTTTCAAGCCTGATCTTGATTCTGAAATTGAAGTAATTTCCCTTGCCATGTCAATCGAGGCCCAGGCCCTGGATCTGTATCAGAGAGTTGCTTTGAAAATTGAAAACAAGGAATCAAAAGCGATGGTCAATAAAATTGCCAATGAAGAAAAAGCGCATTTGGCAAGCCTGGGTAAACTAATGGATGCTCTTTAG
- a CDS encoding rubredoxin has protein sequence MAEPKDIYQCQTVNCGYLYNPDKGDRKGKIAKGTKFEDLPDSWRCPVCGASTKSLKSLG, from the coding sequence GTGGCTGAACCCAAGGATATATACCAATGTCAAACAGTGAATTGCGGTTATCTTTATAATCCTGATAAAGGAGACAGAAAAGGAAAGATTGCAAAGGGAACAAAATTTGAGGATCTTCCGGATAGCTGGAGATGTCCTGTGTGCGGTGCAAGTACCAAGTCATTAAAATCGCTTGGTTAA